Below is a window of Penaeus monodon isolate SGIC_2016 chromosome 13, NSTDA_Pmon_1, whole genome shotgun sequence DNA.
ACACCTGGGACATAATACAATTGGAAAATTAATTTCTGACTCCTAattctatttcttatatatatatgacttaattctaaaaacagtgatgatatatggtcattcttttccccttttccccccataagTGTCCCAAATGTACACActgataagaaatgaaaaagccAAAAACCACATAGGCCAATACTGAAACAGTTATTGCCTTTCTAATGTCACAAAAACACACTGCACCTAAGGCAATGGGATGACTCATAAATCACACAATGAGGTTTACTGTGACAGACAACTGACTAGGTACCAAGATAGAAAAACGGATAGAGGTCAActtgaaagagacagacagacagaatttcTTTTAAAGAGATCTCAACTAAGCCTGCGGGGTGTAAAGAGGAGTGCCACTATAACTCAGACTGAGGGTGGTGTATTAATTTGTACTTTATAATCCAGCTTCACGACTTATCCAACAATCAAGCATTTATTTACTTACTACATTAGGGCACCAGGAAGAAAGGCAGCAGTGGCAAGGTATGAGTTACCAGATGTGCAACTTCAGGTGAAAAAATGAAGACTCCACACTAGGTTCCAttgaaatttgtaaaaataaataaatatataaataaacaagagaaaaaaattatattgcacCTTCAAACAATTGCTACACCTGTCAGAAATGGACAGAAGAAATTTTCTGCACTTTACTcacattcttttcatttttgggtaTCTTTTATTAGGCTATGGACAAAGAATGCCGCAGTAAACACTCTTGAATTTTTTTCAGTTCTGCCAAGAGATCACAATGCCACTATAAAAACGTAGTAGGATGAAAAAATACATGACGTCATCATCAGAGCTCATTCCAGTGGGTCCACCCATACCCCTCTCTACATCCCGCGTCATAGGTACTGCTACGAAACAATACTTCACTTTTGCTTTCAATAAAAGTATCAAAATgcatgtaaaaatacaaaaagattctcaagcattttttttttttcactcttcatcGCACGTAGCACAGGGGTTAATATTATCCAAAAATTACAGCGTTTTCATCTATAAAGGGTGATTATGAACTAGTGCACCTCAATTGTCAAGAATAATCAATAGAAAAAGTAAGGGAAGAAGGAGACTGCACAAAAAGTTATTTGTACAAGAGATGGCGATAGTAAGGCGACAGAGGCAAATGTAACCAGGCTGAGGCTCCAGCGTTAGTCCTGTGGGAGTTGAAACCCAAGACAAACACTATACAAGATCCTTCACAGGGGATAACAAGCACAAAAtcttgtttttgaaattttttgtctgccttctctctctctctctctctcttttttttttttaattatatatattttttacaaatctaCATGTAATcttaagaagaaatagataattaaatggaTCACAGAGACAAATTTGCATCAGATTTGGAATATTAGAAAATGGGACAAGCCATAAACCGACTCCTCACAACTCTATCGCTGGAAGACTCGTCACCTTGGCTACACTCGTGTGGAGGGCTTCATTCAAATTATGCCCACTGGCAACTTAGTCTACGATGTTACTCAGCAGGGGCCTGCATCTATCATGTTTCTACTGCAAATCTCCTCTACTGTATTAACCAGTTTATAAGCATATTTGTGAAATATGCATATAACAGTGCTGTGTATGAAGCTACAGAAGAACATGATAAAAGGAGACCCTGAATTTGCCCTTCTGATACAACAACTTTGGGCTGGGGAGAAGTGTTCACAACTGCTTTATATGGCTTTTGAGTTTAGATGTGAGAATCTGAACGGGTGTACTTTGTATATACTTGGTGATCATGTCCTTAAATGTCCttaaaacaataacattatcaaGGCCTTCCTTTTGGCCAAAAATACGTTAGTAATTACCCTAAGAAAAATAAAGTACATGGCTAAATTTCTTAAAAATGCCTTGCATAGACTAGTAATCATCTTGGCTTAAAGTGCtgcatttccaaaaaaataaattcaaatgtcAATGGAGAATATTTGAGCAATCATCTGATTATTCCCCACACCATTCAAAGAACACCTCTGAGTATTAAAGATCACCAGAAATACAGACCTACTCCTGTCTGTTAAGTGTCAGGTTCAACATCTTCAATTTTAAACAATCGTCTTTGCATTGTATTTCCTCAAAATTCAATTATCAGAACTATTGAAATCCTTAgattaaaaaaactaaacagtCTGCGTACTATttacaagaaaatgataaataagccATCTAAGAAGCAACACTTGTGGTAAGACTACCTTACAACTATACAACTGATTCatcaataaaaatgagaattgtCACCAAAGGTTCTACAAGACGTCTTTCACTCATATGAGATCAATACACAAGTAACGGCTTGTGATATGGCAAAAGGTTACATACTGTACACTCATATTATTTCTCCGAAGAACAATTGTCATTTACCTCagtcacaataaataaatatcgacTAGTTCTATATCTGAACAGAAAGTAAGTTTTCACTCTTTGTGACCAGTTACACTGCAGCTACCACATTTTGAGCTTCTATAGCCAGCTCACAGCCAAACACTAAAAATTACACGGCATTTGAGAAGTAACATGGTAACAGCAAGAATCGAGAATAACAAGATTCGGGAATTCTGGGAGCACTCACTAATTCCCTGGCCATTCACTGTAAGGTCCAGTCAATCTAAAAGGCGGAGCATAGCGCATCTCTGACCAAGTGGCAGTTGGCTGGGTCAGGGGTGCACGTGGTGCCATCGGACTGTAACTACTGGAGACATTGAAGGTAGGCAGAGGCGTTCCTTGCGACACAGAACCATGGGGACCAGGACTATAGGGAGGGGTCAAACCATAAGAAGGTTGAGAAATCTGATTTGCATAGCCTTGACTCTGTCCTGGAAAGGTATGTGAATTTGCAACATTTTGTGAATTTGTGTGAGGATTTGGCATAGATGCACTCTGCGAATTAGCATGGGGACTTAACATTGGAGTGACTTGTGGATTTAAATTAGGGCTTGGCATGGATGCAGTCTGTGGATTTGAGTGGGGACTTTGCAAAGGTGTGGTTTGCTGATTAGAGAGAGGACTCTGcatgggtgtggtttgtgggtatGAATGGGGACTGGGCATTGGTGTGTTCTGTGAGCTAGAGTGTGGACTGGGCATTGGTGTATTGTGTAGGTTTGAAATAGGACTTGACATTGGTGCCCCATGTGCATTAGAGGATAAGTTGGCCATAGCAGTATTCTGAGAATTTGAATGAGGACTTGGCATAGGTGTATTGTATGAGTTTGAATGAGAGCCTGGCAATGAACTGTGTTGTGGGTGTGACTGGGGACTTAACATTGATGAGTTGTGTGGGACTGAATGAGGGCTTAGTATGGGCATGTGAGAGTTTGAATGGGGGCTGGGCATGGGTGTATGGTGAGTGTTTGCATGTGGACTAGGCACGGGTGTGTTTTGCGAGTTTGCAAGTGGGCTTGCCATAGGTGTATTTGTATGAGGACTTAACATAGGTATCTGATGGGAATTTGAATGTGGACTTGGCAAGGAGTTATGTGGACTATGCAAATGATTACTATAAGGACTATGTACTGAATTTCCATAAGGACTATGCATAGCATTCCCATGGGGACTGTGCAATGGGTTTCCATGGGGACTATGCATAGAGTTCCCATGAGGACTATGTACTGAGTTCGCATGGGGGCTTGATAACCGAGCCCCATGAGGACTAAGCATTGAGTTTCCATGGGGACTATGTAGTGGTGTTCCATGTGAGCTCCTCTGCACTGTGTTACTATGGGGACTCGACATTGGATTGTGGATGGAGCTAATCACTGGATTGTTAGGAAGATTACCACTATTACGGGAACTTGACATTggattaatactactaataggaTTATGGTGATGGTTGTACTGATTAGGAAAACCTCTATACTGCTGATGCCCGTGAGGCTGGTAGGAATTTGCCCCCGGGGTAGGCACTGTGTTATATGGGTTGAACTCCTGCATGGCTGTGTTGAAGGGAGGTCTGCAATGTTCTCCATACCTTAAACGGGGATTTTGCATCCCAGTGTATGTGTGGTCTTCAGTTGGTTGGGGTCTCTGTAATTGTGGGTGGAGGGTCGGGGCACGAGCGGTTACCATGTTGGGGGGACAAGAGGCCACCGAGTAAGCAGGCACTTGTGGGGAAACATGGTATCTTTGAGTAGGACTATAAGCTCTATTGTGATCTATGACAGAGGGAAGTGGCCTAGAATAGTTAGCATAGCTAATAGGAGGCGACTTAAGGTCTGGATGATTAGGAACCCTCGGATCTGCAGGTGGGTAAACTGTGGCAGGCTTACTATCTAACTGATGTCCCTCCAGATGACCTTGTCTGTTCCCCATGGCATGTCCCTCCTGAGGAACTTGTCTCATTCCTACCTCCTGTGGCTTCATACTAACCACCCCATTCATCCTTTGGAATTCTGGCTCAATTTTCTGGACTTTGTTACACTCATCGGGGAACACAAAACcttctttcatcattttctttttctttcttggagaaggttccatttttccttctctgatcaatctctcttcttcatttcttttcctctccatcttttcctcaaACTGTGGCCCTCCATGGTTTCTATATATAAGGTTCTTGTGCTGATAAAACACGAGACTAATTCTCTTTGGATCACGCCTATTTGGGTTCTTGAGTGCAGTTGTGGCATGCAGTTCATGTTTGGCACATTCAAATAGCACCGAACCGTGAGTCAGAGCAATGGCTACACCTCCGATATTTGGATCATGGAAATTCTCTACATTATCACTGTGTTTGATTACAGTTTCTGGTTCCTTGGGTTTATTACATGGTTGTTCACTTCTACTGGGACTTGTGTCACTGGTTAAATCGGGAAAAGGGTTGTTGTAGATCCTATCTTGATGGAAAGGCATTACTTCTTGCATATTTGGTCCCCTACTAAATTGATTTGTACTTCTGTAGTGCATCTGTAGAGATGGATCAACACCATTTTGCATCACATGTGGCAAACTGCATGCAGCGGAGGGAGTATTTTGCGAAAGTTGAGAGGAATGGGGATGAAGTTCATTTTGAGTCTTACTGATATTGTGGCAtttgttttctttactatttGTACACTGTTGTTGCTGACTGTTATTTAAGTAAGAGCATTGAGGATTGGCAGCCCCTATACCAGGTGGGTTTGGAGAAGAGACAGGTGTCAGAGGTGTACTCACAGGACAAGCTTGCCCTAAAGGAGTAGGATGTGGTGTACCTGTCCTCACAGGTCCCCCAGAAGGTGAAGCCAACAATGACTGACAACTCTGGGGAGACTGTATGAGACTGGAAGGAGCAGCAGATTCTGCTGAAGATGATGGCATAGGAGATGGGAAAGGGCTGGATGAAGGATGGGGGGGTGTATAAGATCTAATACATGGAGAAGGGACAGGGGATAAACAAGGACTAGCTGAAGGATTAACAGGAGTCATGGATCTTGCTGAGGGAGaaccaaggggggaggggtatgggctATTGCAAAGAGGAAGGTTTGATCGCatgggagatgggagaggtgagATGCTAGGACTGACAGTCTGGGATGGAAGCTGTGGCATATTTGAACATGAGGGCATGGGGGAACTACTACATTGAGGAGAATGTGGTCTTTTGAGTGCAGGGGACATGGGAGGGGGCATAGATGAATTAGAAGAGGGTTGAGGACTAACTTGTACCATGGGAGAGGCACCAAGGCCAGATACCACTTTGGGCGAACTTCCTAATTGACTAGTAGGAGGGACACCTGAGTGTGTATGAGATTCAGTACTTGTCAGAACTTGGCTTGGGGCATTTTGTCTTTGGTTTAACTGGCTATCTGGAGCTGCCAAATCCCCAGGAGCCACTTCACTGTCATGGTGATTAGTATCTGCTAATGGTTGATTGGAAGATGCTACATCATCACTGCTTGTACTATCATCCTTACTTGAAATTATCTGGTCTAAATCACATGAAAGTCCAAAATCATTATCTGGTCCAACATCTAATAGCCAACTATAGTCAGAGCCATCTAACCCATAGTTGCTTAATACATCATTAGGATCACTGAAGTCAATACCATTTAACACAAAGTCCATATCAAGGCCAAACACATCACTAAGCTCCACATTTTGAGTTGAAGGGCTGCTCATCCCATTGACAGCTTTTCCCCTTActattcctcttcctcgccctctgcTTCCTCTGCTCTTAATTCTTTTTGGTAAAGGTAGACCTCTTGCCAAAAGATTTCTTGCACGGCACGAGAGGAGTGGTTCAGTGCGGAGGCGTATTTCACAGGGatatctggaaaagaaaaaaattattagttctccaaaataaaacttgttagtcccataatttttttaaaaattgttgatTACAgataaaagttatattattatatgaaaattatgcaTGACATCAGACTTCACAGTTACTTTGAattaatcttataatatataactccAAAATGGCCACATCTAAAACAAAAATCCCCTGAAGTCACTTACTTTTTTAGCACCTCTAGAGCACCTGACTGGACCTTCTGATGGTATGAATCGTAAGTTCCATTCTCATCAGTGGGGTCCAGAATATACAGAGGTAAAACATGAAGTTGTTCATCATCTGGCTTGACAAATCCACGGTGCTTGGTGAGGGTCGCCACTACAGTGCAACCATTGTTCATGTTATGGAGGTCCTTATGTGCATGAGCACAAAAGTCAGCACATGCTGTGACACCTGTCCATGGCCGCCCAGGTTTGTATCCCAGGCGACATTCTATGCTGTCTTCTTCAAATGCTGTTTGGTTTAAGTAGGATTCTGGTGCAAACTTCTCATACAAAGGAGCTATAATTGTAGCTAAACCTTGTAGTTTCTCTTCAACTTCCTTctcctggaaaaaaataaaaaataaaaaataaaaaaaaatacattaaaatatctatttgatagtgtgcatatatatatatatatatatatataatatatatatatatatatatatatattatatatatatatatatatatatatttagtttatatattttatgttgtgtatatatatatatattataatattatatatattaatatatatataatatatatatatatatattgtatatatatatattatagataatatatatgtatatatatatatgtataatatatattatatatatattaatattatattattatatatatatatattataatatatatatatatatatatatatatatatatatatatatattataatataatatatgtattatttatatattatgtattataattatatatgtatatataatatttatatatatatatatatatatatatatatatatatatatatatacacacatacacacacacacacacacatatatgtattacacacattacacacattacacacattacacacacacacacacacacacacacacacacacacacacacacacacacacacacatatagaatatacCCATCAGCcttttatgtataattaaaatccTTAACTATGAACTCACCTCCTGCTCATCTGAAAGCTTGAATTTCCTTGCGACTTTACTGCGTGCATATTTGCAAGCATTGTAGTACATTGACCAGGAACATCCGAAACTGAAGGAAGCACCACAGGTTTCTTTGTCATAACCTTGACAGATACATGTGCGCTCATCATTTACACCACACCTGAAAATGTGAAAGCATGAAATATGTACACAACATAATCTACCTCCAAAATGGAACTTTACTTGGAAACAGTATCTGAACTCATTACATGGTCAATAAGAAATTACTATATCAGCATATTTTCAGGACCAATTTTTGTGAGCACATtccaattgtaaaaataaaaaatgttgacAGTGTGCTCTGATACACAAGAGTGACAGTAAGTGGGGCTTTACCTTCTTTCTGTTGGATATCCAAACTTATTGAGTTTGTAGACAAGCATAGAATAAAGGTCATCGGCAACAGGTAGAGGCATCCCTTCCCATGCTACCAATGCAACTACTATCCATGCTGACGAACAGGTATGTTTTGCTCGGTGCTTCACAATGGCAAGCATCTTCTCCTCAGGACCCCCACGGCGTATCACCTATAAGCAAAGTATAGCCATGCAATCACTGCAGTTTTTAAGAGAATGAAACTTTCAGGGTCAGAACcttcaaaatgaaaagaaaagcaaaacaagaaggAAATGACACAAGTGCAATTACCCATAGTCATCATTCTCAGAAACTTGGAAGCTTCCAAAAGACATGTCACATTGTTTGGCTGAACTTTAAAAATACTAGTATTCCCAATATccaaccagtaaaaaaaaaaaagatagtagttCTGATTTTGTCTGAATACTTACCCACTTGGCAAGCGGACatccagcatcagtctttccttccttcccagtGTAGATAACCTTTTCTAGCCTCACAGCAGCACCAACAAAGCCAGTCTGCCTTTCGAGAATACTCCGCAGTCCTAGCAGAGTAGATGCAGCACCGAGGTGGCTGTATATGGGGCCAGGGTCAGGGGTTCCTAAAAATCCATGAGTCAGTATTAGTTATAACTTTCATATCTTGTCAACCTTGTCCATCTCAATAAATCAATGTataaaaatctgaataaaagacaaatttaaaatactaGGTTGTGGTGATTATGTATTCTATTAAATGTATTacctatataacattatataaaatacaattaaaattccAGAAAACATAAAGATGCATTAAAATTGAAGCATTAGTGCCTACCTGCCACATGTAGTTTCACCACAAGAATCAGCAGTCACAGATGCAGAGCAACTGGCACTTGCAAAGCATGCTAGCCTAATTCCATAAAAGCAGGCAGATTGTGAAACAGGATGcaggaatatatagtatatacaatcaTGCACATTAAAAAGCAGATATCTCTCAAGCCAAAATCTTTATGGATTgaactgatgatgatggtaaataaacacacacagacacacacacagacacacacaaacacacacacacacacacacacacacacacacacacacacacacacacacacacacacacacacacacatatataataacgtataaataaagtataataaaaagtatataccatatataaaggCCACCCTATTTACTCTCTGAATTCTACCTCTTAAAGATAACCAAAAATTCCTCACACCTTGAATCTAATCAATGAGTGCTTTAATAAACTATGATTTTGAAGAGAATAGGAAATACATTCCCTCTGAACATATCAAATATCAAGTATAAAGCTATCAAACattatgtaactatatattttttaaaggattaAACTGTAACTCTAAAATGCATCAGttccatcaccattattaatatcaaaatgaaGCTTATGACAATCTGGGATGATGTGACAATGGCAGGTactgtgatatacatataatgctcCATTTTGTAGTATGCTCTTTCATATGAAGCCATCTGCCCTATCATATCTATCTGATTTAgtttatcctcaacataaacccggCTTATTAATATCTGGCATGAGATATTTCAAAATTATCGCTAAGATTAAATTCCTGGCAATGATATCTGGTGAAAAGCCACACAGACCGAGTTGCATAGAGACAGAGTGCGCTTGCTATGGGTGGATGCAAGCAGTCAGAAACAGGAAGGATAATGCTGATCTTTTTATACCTAAAGCAATTATGGGCGGTATATGGGTGGCAACAGAGGAATACCGCCCATGTGCGCCCACGGGTTTAGCATTCTCTAATCCCACCCCCTGCAAACTGTCCGTCCGATATTGATTTTCAGGCAGGGAGTTCTGCGCGCATTTTCTCATGACAAGACATCATTTCCATATTGTTTCGCATTTCCTCATGGCGAGACATTACTTCCACATTATTTCGCGTTTCGACTCCGCGCATGACCGGCTCACTATGCAAAGCTGTTCATTCCCGATGCATCAGACAAATTCACATTTGCAGAGGTAGATTTAAACAggcatataattaatttaaatttgaaCATTTAACATCAAAAGTATTACCATATTGATTGACAGTGTTACCAAAGCCTGCTGTTTGTTATCATACGATCCCAGAGTTGCCAACGCGAGCCTTTTAGTGGCTGCCGGCTAATCATCATATGCAATGCGAGGACAGCCAAAGCGCGCACTACGTTTAATGCTGATTTTAATATGTATCGATAAAACTGCTTCAATTTAGGATGTAATTCAGAGGATAATGAACATTGATAATGTTCAACAAACGCATAATCAGATCCATTCACTGCATTACGTTCAGCAAAACTGATAATCAGACgcatttatttcatgttttttttttcgaaatcagaAGTAATTATTGATTCATACATGAAGCTGAGAGGGTATTATTTTTCAAGATAAATTTATTACgcggtgaaaaaaaaatgaagctaacaaacataaaatatcacAGACGCGCACAGTGAGAAAAAATAAGGttaattacgtaaaaaaaaatatctttcagtaACACATTGTCAGTCATACACACTACGCAAAATTTCACCCAATACACGCCAGCGCAGCGTTCAGAATCCCGGCCGGGCAGCAGCGAGCGTAATTTATGCGGGGCGCCGGACACGTGCGCGCGCGGCAGCCTCATTACTGCGCTCGGCTGGAAGCGACGCCAGGCGGTCTGTGTTCACGCGCGTCCCAACCAGACGGCCGTCTTAATGAACGAAGCCATAACAATATGCAATCGCGCTGGCGTTCGGCTTGGACTGTTGTGACGGGAGGGaagcagacatacacatatggatattcacatttgcatgcacacatacatttatatatatatatatatatttatgtgtgtatgtgtgtgtgtgtgtgtgtgtgtgtgtatgtgtgtgtgtgtgtgtgtgtgtgtgtgtgtgtgtgtgtgtgtgtgtgtgtgtgtgtgtgtgtgtgtgtgtgtgtgtgtgtgtgtgtgtgtgtgtgtgtgttcgtgtgtgtgtacatacataaatacatacatgcacatgtgtgtgtcagacacacatacacacatacatacatacatacatacatacacacacacgcagaaagagagagagagagagagagagagagagagagagagagagagagagagagagagagagagagagagagagagagagagagagagagagagagagagagagagagagagagggggggggggggcacgcgtGCATCCATCCAAGCACTGCATGTAATGCATCACATACTTCTTGTGTCTGTTGCCCAGTTAAAACCGCCATTCAACCCTGGGTGTGACAAAGAAGTGTCCACCGGAGACAACATTGGGTCTGTTGCCGCACAGCTGTGGAACTGATGTGCCACACCTGCTGCAgctgtatgtggtgtgcgtgcgtgcgtgcgtgttgtgggtCTGAGAGAAtttgtgttagtgttagtatgtgttagtgatagtgtgtgtgtgtgtgatttagcaTGTGTTCCCGTGCATGGCCTATCTATTTCTGTATAATCAACTTAAATGTTCAGTAGAAAAGAAACTGATTTTCCAATGCCATCGCTCGAGAATAGAGTATAAAGATATTCAATTGCATACATTCATTTCCGACTAAAAtgctggagggagagggagagagggagaatggaagagggagagagggagagggagggagagaggaagggagagagagggaggggaagggggagggagggagggagggagggagggagggagggagggagggagagagagagagagagagagagagagagagagagagagagagagagagagagagagagagagagagagagagagagagggggggagggggggctaagCCTACACATGAGCCCAACGGCGTGGCTTTAGGGAGCCTGGATCGATATCTGGGCAATAACGCGTGGCACAGAACACGTGCCTCGCCCCACGCGCTCTCGTCCTAATTGGCGGCCCTGGCTCTGACTTCCTCTTCCACATGTGCGTATTGTTATAATTTCCCTAGATAAAGATGCGAGTGTCCGTTTGGCGTTCGGTAGTACTCACTCCTTATTCTACGCTTCGAAATATATTTGCCAAGTCTTTCTCCGATTCAACAAAATCCAGTAGCACTATATGATCGGGGAGCGAGTTCGAAACAGCTAACATATACAGTTAGTTGTGAGGTAAATTATCGATCCAGGAGTGGCTTTGAAACGTTTTCCACACTGCCCTCTTGGGATAGATGTGAGAGAGCTTCACTACCCGAAagtttcgtctctccctcccgctgAGAAATCCAATTGAAAAAGAAATAGCTCACAAACTGATTTACTAATAGTTACCATATAATTGCGTAATACATTTGACTTATATGATGACAATGTACGGCTAAGGATGGAgggcaaaaataacaacagcctTCACAAGAACACGATGTCTTTCTGAAAAACGGGCAAGACTTGAACATCTCCTCAGTGCTCCTTCGAACCCCAAGTGCCCGAGTCACCAAAATAAAACACGGCCGCTGAGTGGGGCACCGCCAGGAGCACTGGCAAGGTCATTCATTTTACACACGAGtgacacacacacttcttttacTAGGTTCTCTCAGTCActcatatatgcacttatatgtgTAGTTATGTATACGCGAGTGCGTAAAGAGACAAGTTACTTTCAATCTTTTTACGGGTCTGGcctttcccctgcctcctccgcctctcttgctgttcctcccttctctccctctctctcctcctccctctctctctcttcctctccctccctctctctcttcctctccctccctctccctctacctccctctctctctctctctctctctctctctctctgtgtctctctcttctctgtctctgtctctgtctctgtctctgtctttctctctgtatatatatatatatatatatatatatatatatatatatatatatatatatatatatatatctatatctatatctatatctatatctatatctatatctatatctatatctatatctatctctctctctctctctctctatctatctctctctctatctatctctctctctatctctctctctctctactctctctctctctctctcttctatcttctctctctcttctcctcttctctcatctctctctctcttctctctcctctctctctctctcttctctctctctctctctctctctctctctctctctctatctctctctctctcttttctctctctctctctctctctctctctctcttccctctctctctctatctctctctctctctctctctctctctctctctcctctgtccctcccctcccctcccctcccctctctctctctctctctctc
It encodes the following:
- the LOC119580173 gene encoding methylcytosine dioxygenase TET3-like isoform X2; amino-acid sequence: MERRQAGMGAMMPFFPGPGMGEQPPLPPPEIPPFPHMRERFPNAVWGGEAPQGQWPPPFHPPSLGHPPMGHPPPPPPPPHQFGQFEPRQPMFNFPGGPNGPPAPPAPSVPVSQFNSQFNGQFNAPGENGTAGYVPQGHFSPQTPQTSVPAFASGPPNGFLTQNQGNGVVGGSSPHPHRYPGSNDFHQQQQQQQQQQQQQQQQQQQQQQQQQQQQQQQQQQQQQQQQQQQQQQQQQQGGMFKSPMASPAVSAPEASPVTGGFTMTTLPSPHAPHTPHAPHTPHTADHPNEKPGYPPPPPTQSLLGSRVSAGGYSGQTLEGGAGVPQASPHGSVSVQSRLKNMIMSRQGGSAYPGGGVDSPPLGEVHFSGHVAAVTSVANAEPAHMHESLKMAQNFLAYRTAEPGPGSVVHANSSDVKGGVGTVHTHTNTNSSSEPPSAEGTPLRGSAPPQNCQVSEHTSSENDQGNSEIDTGIKKEVIDDVEMKEELAKVSDDVEMKEIEKKESEDVKLNEEIKVEQKEELQVEQAAACPTDSIAPKPPDQLGPRTPPAGASEDETGTRNTETSRPQNLGEKLSVYDFPDSPDSSQSRQDFRFGRVRGAGPPSSRPACASVPGAGRPGPLAATPAGPKTPSRHHVPTPPVCVGPPRPPGPPASAFQPCNESDSCQYSSNNTSTLANHTKTTPCQQVASSTPGNQQSLQLQKQQANLHQSVGAVQPATYHPESYLSHVQQNQAEAPSPSTHSTAPQTTPSQADASDGSRNTPRVKTESPCPQQQQQQPEPEPQTQPQSQTTDAVQEGPKKNPDLEARKERLRLNELNVPRCSCIVPPGTPDPGPIYSHLGAASTLLGLRSILERQTGFVGAAVRLEKVIYTGKEGKTDAGCPLAKWVIRRGGPEEKMLAIVKHRAKHTCSSAWIVVALVAWEGMPLPVADDLYSMLVYKLNKFGYPTERRCGVNDERTCICQGYDKETCGASFSFGCSWSMYYNACKYARSKVARKFKLSDEQEEKEVEEKLQGLATIIAPLYEKFAPESYLNQTAFEEDSIECRLGYKPGRPWTGVTACADFCAHAHKDLHNMNNGCTVVATLTKHRGFVKPDDEQLHVLPLYILDPTDENGTYDSYHQKVQSGALEVLKKYPCEIRLRTEPLLSCRARNLLARGLPLPKRIKSRGSRGRGRGIVRGKAVNGMSSPSTQNVELSDVFGLDMDFVLNGIDFSDPNDVLSNYGLDGSDYSWLLDVGPDNDFGLSCDLDQIISSKDDSTSSDDVASSNQPLADTNHHDSEVAPGDLAAPDSQLNQRQNAPSQVLTSTESHTHSGVPPTSQLGSSPKVVSGLGASPMVQVSPQPSSNSSMPPPMSPALKRPHSPQCSSSPMPSCSNMPQLPSQTVSPSISPLPSPMRSNLPLCNSPYPSPLGSPSARSMTPVNPSASPCLSPVPSPCIRSYTPPHPSSSPFPSPMPSSSAESAAPSSLIQSPQSCQSLLASPSGGPVRTGTPHPTPLGQACPVSTPLTPVSSPNPPGIGAANPQCSYLNNSQQQQCTNSKENKCHNISKTQNELHPHSSQLSQNTPSAACSLPHVMQNGVDPSLQMHYRSTNQFSRGPNMQEVMPFHQDRIYNNPFPDLTSDTSPSRSEQPCNKPKEPETVIKHSDNVENFHDPNIGGVAIALTHGSVLFECAKHELHATTALKNPNRRDPKRISLVFYQHKNLIYRNHGGPQFEEKMERKRNEEERLIREGKMEPSPRKKKKMMKEGFVFPDECNKVQKIEPEFQRMNGVVSMKPQEVGMRQVPQEGHAMGNRQGHLEGHQLDSKPATVYPPADPRVPNHPDLKSPPISYANYSRPLPSVIDHNRAYSPTQRYHVSPQVPAYSVASCPPNMVTARAPTLHPQLQRPQPTEDHTYTGMQNPRLRYGEHCRPPFNTAMQEFNPYNTVPTPGANSYQPHGHQQYRGFPNQYNHHHNPISSINPMSSSRNSGNLPNNPVISSIHNPMSSPHSNTVQRSSHGTPLHSPHGNSMLSPHGARLSSPHANSVHSPHGNSMHSPHGNPLHSPHGNAMHSPYGNSVHSPYSNHLHSPHNSLPSPHSNSHQIPMLSPHTNTPMASPLANSQNTPVPSPHANTHHTPMPSPHSNSHMPILSPHSVPHNSSMLSPQSHPQHSSLPGSHSNSYNTPMPSPHSNSQNTAMANLSSNAHGAPMSSPISNLHNTPMPSPHSSSQNTPMPSPHSYPQTTPMQSPLSNQQTTPLQSPHSNPQTASMPSPNLNPQVTPMLSPHANSQSASMPNPHTNSQNVANSHTFPGQSQGYANQISQPSYGLTPPYSPGPHGSVSQGTPLPTFNVSSSYSPMAPRAPLTQPTATWSEMRYAPPFRLTGPYSEWPGN